The sequence TGTATATCACTTTATTAAAACCCCATCAATTGAGTAAGTGAAAAACGACAAGAATCTATTTCAAATACAAACACAAAATGAGAAAGATCACCAATCTTTTAGCCGGACTGGTTGAAATATATCCATTGTTTTATCAACAATTTTAGATttgaattctaaaaataaaactatcTCTTGGCGAGGAATGTATCAGCCTAGTAATAATTTTATCGAtcgatataaatttaaattagattatagcctcctaattaaatttttattcaagTTCAAATCACTAGTCTAACTAtgagattttaattttaaactcaCGAAGACTATGTGCCACTTTTAGATTTTGGAATATTGATCTAATTTTTATAAAGTGATCAACTTCTTCTGCAGAAAGTGACTATTTGTATAAATCTTGTCATTTCGAATATGCCCTCAagcaatagaaaataaaaagcaaaaaagataaataaataaataaataaagacttCATACTTCTATTGCTATATATATAACACTCCAATGTTGCCTTTAAAAACCACACGATCTCAAAccaaacatattatttttcacttgaaaccaaaattttattgaacaaaaaataaaatggaatcgttaaattttcacaaaatcaaaTTAGAGAAAGCAAACGCTATGTTCAGGTACAAAAAGCGTCAAAACGTGACAATATTGTTCCGTTTGATAGAATTCTGCATATTTTTCGCCATAATCTCAAGAATTTCTACTCGATTTCCACTCAATTTCAAGCTCTCGATCGAGTGTTTCAAGGGACTTGGTGTTACCCTCATTAGTCCTCGATTCGTCTTTGTTCTTGGAAACACCATTATCATCATCCTCTTCTTGAAATCAGGACATTCATCTGGTAAAGATGGATCCACAAACAACGTTAAAATGGATTTGTACGATGAGTACAAGCAAAAATGTTCCATGAATTATGAACAGAGCAAGAAACAGAGCATTCTAGCAGCAAATACCTATTGTGAACAGAGTAAAAAACAGGGGAAACAGAGTATTCTAGTAGAAAACGTTTACTGTGAGCAGAGCAAGAAACAGGGGAAACAGAGCATTCTAGTAGAAAATGCTTACTGTGAACAGAGCAAGAAACAGAGGAAACAAGTGCAGAGACAATTAGTAGAAAAAAGACTTAATCGTAGCCATTCAGAGAGCTTTACCAGTATATCTCATGATGAGGAGCCTAGAAAAGAATTGATCTGGTCCGCTACAGTAGGATGTTTGAAAGTTATACGCACTGACAATGTAAAATGGGTGGAGGATGAAATGAGTAACGAAGAATTCAGGAACACTGTTGAAGCATTCATTGCAAGACAACAGAGGTTTTTAAGGGAAGAAGAGTTATTTTCATCTGTTGTATTAACATAAACAGAGACATCAAGTGTTTTAACTAATATACATTATTAGGTTGTTGAAATGTAAATTAAAGAACAAAGATAAATCTCTAATAGCAGGAGCTGCAATTCTACCTACCATatgatttttaatgtttaaatgCACACTATCACAACTCTCAAGCTTTTGTCAAACATAAGATTGAGTTATTTTATCAGATTTTGCTGTCTGAGATATACTAATCTTAGATATATGGATTAAAATTAGGTGTACTATATTCAAGTagatttacatatatataaattacataATAAAGTCACTCGCCTCCTTGTCCTCTCTCCCTATTATAGTGTATTTATaaccaaaaatatatgtatccaAATGTATTTCTCAATGTATATGTATGGTAGAAAACTCCAACTCCTtctgtctcattttatgtgagatagtttgacttgacaaaaagtttaagaaagaaagaaaaactgtTAAAACTTGTGATTCAAAATGAATGATAGAAATTTATGTgattgtaaattattttattaaggacaaaatagattttttatagtcaattgttatttaatatataaatgtttctttttttttaaacgaactaaaaaaataaattaaataaattaaaataaaaaatataataataaaatatataatatttaaaaatataaataataataatatatatagcagtaaaattttaaaataatggaGTAGAAAAATGAGCAAGGAATATATCAAAGTGGTGTCCATCTCGATATACTCTAAATCCACCGTGTGATACCGAGTTTGCATAATATCCACTAGCCAGAATCAACAGAATATTTAATTATGTCATACACAATAATAAATCCATTTTAATGCAATTAATgtctcctttttttaaaaaaaaaaaaaaaattattctagaAAAAAAGCACAGAAAAACAGACAGAATATTTAGTTACTCACTCACATAGTAAAACAATTATAATCCAATTAattctgattatttttttaaaaaaatattcttcaagaaACATAGGaaaaacatacataatatttaattgTCATACACAATAGTAAATCCATTATAatgcaattaattttttattttcataaaaatattatttgtagaAGAAACACAAGAAAGCATTATCCTCCAAGCAACAAATCATCCACGATACCACgattgtccaaaaaattataagaaagtaagattaaaataaataaaacacctttttttttaaaataattaatattaagaaattaGTTAAAGCATACGAGGTTGATTTATTAAACTAATAACTAGGTCTTATTTAATTGATTGTATCATTATCTCTTTGTAAAAAGGTTTTTTAGAATCACAAAAAGTTTGTACTAAGATATCGAAAGAATAATATACTTATAATGAATTCGAAATTTTTTCTAATagcatcaaaaaaataaaaatgaagtgtttaaaatttaaatttcaagataaattttcaattactAATTAAGTCAacctttaattttatgtttagaaatttcaaaatataccTATcggtataatttttaaaaaaatcaaggagacacaTCCACAAAATCCGCCCCTGCACTAGTTGCACTTAAACATGATTTATTAGTTAAACTATTATTaggataaaataaaagaataatcttGCCTTTTGTCTTGTATATTGtttattcatataaaattttgatctgATTTGGAGTCTACTCAgttttcaaaaggaaaaaaaagaagatttaaTTCATGATGTGCACTTTATTTAAGCTTTGcatctatttattatatttggACATTTTACAGAGATATGGGgttaattatcttttatttcagaagtttattaaattacaaaaaaattaaatttttattgttaacgaatttattatttgattatctGCTAGATTGTAAATGATacattatttaatgaaaagatgTATTCGAGAGGGCATAGAAATGTATCCAAGAGGGGATGAATATTCGAGAGAGGATATATGTACCCGAGAGAATATAGAGATTATCAAAATGAAGATAAAGATGTGTCTGATAGGTGATAGAAATATATCCGagaatgaatttttatattttttctgtaAAAAAAGCACGCAAGTGTAACTAGAGAAATATCCTTTCTCTCTTTAATGAGAACTAAGATATTGGTTTgtcatttattaaaataaatttaatagttttttGTTTTATGAACTATAGTGAAAATCCTTTATTGTATTATTAGCTTctttttgcaaaatatttttCGCGCTAAGCACTAAAATTTAGCGTCggtaaaacttttcaaattgtGATTTTCAAGGGGGCAAAGTGCAAATATTAGGACTTATTGATGTGGCTGCTAAAGGGGGATGTTTCCCGTTAATCCATCAAACGGctgataatttaaataattaagcaAATTGAGTCCTttagagaaaaagaaataattaaaaaaaaatgcaatataattcttaaaatattttttttaattgatcaaTCATTCATTGAATTTGCCCACTCAATGAACCCCACGGTATGCTTCTTAATTTTTAAGCTTTTTATAACTCACATAAGTCCCACTGATATTAGtaatcttttatcttttaaatgaCTTTTACAAATTAACTAAATGTCGTAGGGTTCAAActataatttcttttgatataagAAAACAATTACTAAAGCAAAGGAAGCAActcatcaaataaaaaaatgtgaagaTATAGGTTCTAAGCTCAATAATTTAGGCCATTTAGTATAGAGATGTTAAAAGTAGAAGATATGAGGTCTTAGCTCAATAATTTTTACGTTGCatcaataaatatacaattattgatttttaacacttaatcatgataaaatagtatatatctttactttaatttataatgtataaagttaaattattaaatttgatcTGCAAGACAATATTTTTGAGTAATACAAATTAAGAAATGACTAACATTATTTGGAAGGTCTTTTTTATATCAAGTACAAaccaatattttattattaaattgcCACGTAAATTCAATCCAACAATTAAGAGCCCACCATGGTTAAAAGATAAGTAGTTTGCTTgtgatattttataaaaaaaagtaggaAAACGGTTATGTGGATGAGAAATGATTAATTTCTTAGTTTGTAAGGAAGGAGATAGGACTtccaataataatatatgtacaTTTGGATACAAGTTTGCCACCTGGAAATacattaacatatattattgatgaaag comes from Solanum pennellii chromosome 1, SPENNV200 and encodes:
- the LOC107013371 gene encoding uncharacterized protein LOC107013371; the protein is MESLNFHKIKLEKANAMFRYKKRQNVTILFRLIEFCIFFAIISRISTRFPLNFKLSIECFKGLGVTLISPRFVFVLGNTIIIILFLKSGHSSGKDGSTNNVKMDLYDEYKQKCSMNYEQSKKQSILAANTYCEQSKKQGKQSILVENVYCEQSKKQGKQSILVENAYCEQSKKQRKQVQRQLVEKRLNRSHSESFTSISHDEEPRKELIWSATVGCLKVIRTDNVKWVEDEMSNEEFRNTVEAFIARQQRFLREEELFSSVVLT